In the Campylobacter concisus ATCC 51562 genome, one interval contains:
- the htpG gene encoding molecular chaperone HtpG, whose product MPDKFEFQTEVNDLLNLMIHSLYSNKEIFLRELISNSNDALDKLNYLCLTDEKYKSLSYTPRIDIKVDEKAKILTISDNGIGMDKDELIANLGTIARSGTKGFMQSLSGDAKKDSSLIGQFGVGFYSAFMVASKIEVISKRALGDKAYKWTSDAKSYEIEDAKKDGFGTDIILHLNDDEFANSWRIEEIVKKYSNHIPYPIFMDKESYVAPKKGEKEGTYETKNEQINKANALWRLNKASLKEQDYNDFYKQISHDSSDPLFYIHTKAEGKIEYSTLFYVPSTEPFDLFRVDYQSGVKLYVKRVFITDDAKELLPPYLRFIKGIIDVEDLPLNVSREILQENAIMRSVKEQSVKKILSELAKLKDNDRKKYIKFYKLFGKVLKEGLYGFNAEKEQILDLCLFKSSKRDGLISLKEYKEAMKEDQKSIYYISGNNENMLRNSPLLESFKKNDIEVLIMDEEIDTIVMPMVNEFDKTPLKSVSHADINDEIKSGEKVDESKVANTLVKMKEILKDEVKDVRLSSRLSSSAAVLIYDKNDPDYAMQEMLKQMGQSANAPKVKPILEINADHEIFAKLEKNEAMIYDIAPLLLDMARLNEGMSLENPAKFSELLTKVMIKAI is encoded by the coding sequence ATGCCAGATAAATTTGAATTTCAAACCGAGGTCAATGACCTTTTAAATTTAATGATCCACTCTCTTTACTCAAACAAAGAGATATTTTTAAGAGAGCTCATATCAAACTCAAATGACGCTCTTGACAAGCTAAACTACCTTTGCTTAACTGATGAAAAGTATAAAAGCTTAAGCTACACTCCAAGGATCGACATCAAAGTAGATGAAAAAGCTAAAATTTTAACGATCAGCGACAACGGTATCGGCATGGATAAAGACGAGCTTATCGCAAATTTAGGCACCATTGCAAGAAGTGGCACAAAGGGTTTTATGCAAAGCTTAAGCGGTGACGCAAAGAAAGATAGCTCGCTGATCGGCCAGTTTGGCGTTGGCTTTTACTCAGCGTTTATGGTGGCAAGTAAGATCGAGGTTATAAGCAAACGTGCGCTTGGCGATAAGGCTTATAAATGGACATCTGATGCAAAAAGCTACGAGATCGAAGATGCTAAAAAAGATGGCTTTGGTACGGATATTATCTTACATTTAAATGACGATGAATTTGCAAATTCTTGGCGCATCGAAGAGATAGTCAAAAAGTACTCAAACCACATCCCTTATCCTATATTTATGGATAAAGAGAGCTATGTCGCACCAAAAAAAGGCGAAAAAGAGGGCACTTATGAGACTAAAAACGAGCAGATCAACAAGGCAAACGCGCTTTGGAGGCTAAATAAAGCCAGCCTGAAAGAGCAAGACTACAACGACTTTTATAAGCAAATTTCACACGATAGTAGCGATCCGCTCTTTTATATCCACACAAAAGCTGAGGGTAAGATCGAGTACTCGACACTATTTTATGTGCCAAGCACGGAGCCGTTTGACCTCTTTAGGGTTGATTATCAAAGTGGCGTAAAGCTCTATGTAAAAAGAGTCTTTATCACAGATGATGCAAAAGAACTCTTGCCGCCATATTTAAGATTCATCAAGGGTATCATTGATGTTGAGGATCTACCATTAAATGTAAGCCGTGAAATTTTACAAGAAAATGCGATCATGAGAAGCGTCAAAGAGCAAAGCGTGAAGAAAATTTTAAGCGAGCTTGCAAAGCTAAAAGATAACGATCGTAAAAAATACATAAAATTTTACAAACTATTTGGCAAGGTTTTAAAAGAGGGGCTTTATGGATTTAACGCTGAAAAAGAGCAAATTTTAGATCTTTGCCTATTTAAAAGTTCAAAAAGAGACGGACTTATCAGCCTAAAAGAGTACAAAGAAGCGATGAAAGAGGATCAAAAGTCGATCTACTACATCAGCGGCAACAATGAAAATATGCTAAGAAATTCTCCGCTTCTTGAGAGTTTTAAGAAAAACGACATCGAAGTGCTTATTATGGATGAAGAGATCGATACGATCGTTATGCCAATGGTCAATGAATTTGACAAAACACCTCTAAAATCAGTCTCACACGCTGATATAAATGATGAGATCAAAAGCGGTGAGAAGGTCGATGAGAGCAAGGTTGCAAACACGCTTGTTAAAATGAAAGAAATTTTAAAAGACGAGGTAAAAGATGTAAGACTAAGCTCAAGACTCTCAAGCTCCGCTGCGGTGTTAATTTATGATAAAAACGATCCTGATTATGCTATGCAAGAGATGCTAAAACAGATGGGACAAAGCGCAAATGCTCCAAAAGTTAAGCCGATCTTGGAGATCAATGCTGATCATGAAATTTTTGCAAAACTTGAGAAAAATGAGGCGATGATTTACGACATCGCACCTTTGCTTCTTGATATGGCAAGGCTAAATGAGGGCATGAGCCTAGAAAATCCAGCTAAATTTTCAGAACTTCTAACAAAAGTGATGATAAAAGCTATATAA
- the sdhE gene encoding 8-methylmenaquinol:fumarate reductase membrane anchor subunit, with protein MQNEFAFFPGCVLSQAAKEAKMSLEAIAPILGWKLHEIKGWSCCGAQQAQDVDPIATLVANARNIALAEQMNMPMLTTCSTCMLTLTRAKTTLDKGAKDRINTFLAEGNMKYNGSTEITSLLWVLYQNVETLKAKVVKPLSGLKVALFYGCHSLRPEKDLHNRESSVNPKSFETVVGALGATIVPFEKRLDCCGFHASYPAGTSVRKMSSQIVNNADENGADVVVTPCPLCQMQLDIYQERYQDENHSNVRKPIIHLSQLVGLALGLSVEDLGLDLNIIDATKIA; from the coding sequence ATGCAAAACGAATTCGCTTTTTTCCCAGGATGCGTACTCTCTCAAGCAGCTAAAGAGGCTAAGATGTCGCTTGAGGCTATCGCTCCGATACTTGGCTGGAAGCTTCACGAGATAAAGGGCTGGAGCTGCTGTGGTGCCCAACAAGCACAAGACGTCGATCCTATCGCTACGCTTGTGGCAAATGCTAGAAACATAGCGCTTGCAGAGCAGATGAATATGCCGATGCTTACTACATGCTCAACTTGTATGCTAACTCTAACAAGAGCTAAAACTACACTTGATAAGGGTGCAAAGGACCGCATAAATACTTTCTTGGCTGAGGGCAATATGAAATATAATGGCTCAACTGAGATCACAAGCCTTCTTTGGGTGCTTTATCAAAACGTAGAAACGCTAAAAGCAAAGGTTGTTAAACCACTTAGTGGGCTAAAAGTAGCGCTATTTTACGGCTGCCATAGCCTAAGACCTGAAAAAGATCTGCACAATAGAGAAAGCTCAGTCAATCCAAAGAGCTTTGAAACCGTTGTAGGCGCACTTGGCGCTACTATTGTGCCATTTGAGAAAAGACTTGATTGCTGCGGATTTCACGCTAGTTATCCAGCCGGCACATCTGTAAGAAAAATGTCAAGCCAGATCGTAAATAACGCCGATGAAAACGGCGCTGACGTAGTTGTCACACCATGCCCACTTTGTCAAATGCAACTTGACATCTACCAAGAGAGATATCAAGATGAAAACCATTCAAACGTGAGAAAGCCAATCATTCACCTATCTCAGCTTGTAGGTCTTGCACTTGGACTATCTGTTGAAGATCTTGGACTTGATCTAAATATCATCGACGCTACCAAGATAGCGTAA
- the sdhB gene encoding 8-methylmenaquinol:fumarate reductase iron-sulfur subunit, which produces MKIIIDRFDGTKKYESTYELTNEEIKGKTLLTVLLDIKQKKDATLNFTASCRSAICGACAVRVNGHSYLACDTKMNELLAEYDNPDSIRISPLGNFRVISDLMVDWEPSIENLRKIRPSITAKSEFSAEKGCKQSQKEYEKVALEWDCILCGACASECNKLEADASDYMQPFVFVHAYRAAFDSRSKDPMPHLKPAIDNGLWMCVKCQECADRCPKGISACKDITDLRIMAIQKGFDDGMGPDHAEAFLTDLVDSSGRLNEIKLALRSEGVFRNMGKMDIAANLMLAGKMNPLHIFGEEDIEGHDDLVKMINAARKAASKE; this is translated from the coding sequence ATGAAAATTATTATCGACCGCTTTGACGGAACTAAAAAATATGAATCAACTTATGAGCTAACAAATGAAGAGATCAAAGGCAAAACTCTTTTAACAGTGCTTCTTGATATCAAACAAAAAAAAGATGCGACGCTAAATTTCACAGCATCTTGCCGTTCAGCGATATGTGGAGCGTGTGCTGTTAGAGTAAATGGCCACTCATATCTAGCCTGTGATACAAAGATGAATGAGCTTTTGGCGGAGTATGACAATCCAGATAGCATAAGAATTTCTCCACTTGGAAATTTCAGGGTCATCTCTGATCTTATGGTGGACTGGGAGCCAAGTATCGAAAATTTACGCAAGATTAGGCCTAGCATTACAGCTAAGTCAGAATTTAGCGCAGAAAAAGGCTGTAAGCAAAGTCAAAAAGAGTACGAAAAAGTAGCGCTTGAATGGGACTGCATACTTTGCGGAGCGTGCGCTAGTGAGTGCAATAAACTTGAAGCTGATGCGAGCGATTATATGCAGCCATTTGTCTTTGTGCATGCTTATAGAGCGGCCTTTGACTCACGTAGCAAAGATCCTATGCCGCATCTAAAACCAGCTATAGATAATGGCCTTTGGATGTGTGTAAAGTGCCAAGAGTGCGCTGATCGCTGTCCAAAAGGCATAAGCGCATGCAAGGATATAACTGATCTTCGCATTATGGCTATACAAAAAGGCTTTGATGATGGTATGGGACCAGATCACGCTGAGGCGTTCTTAACCGATCTAGTTGATAGCTCAGGCAGACTAAATGAGATCAAGCTTGCGCTTCGCTCTGAGGGAGTGTTTAGAAATATGGGCAAAATGGATATCGCTGCAAATTTAATGCTTGCAGGTAAGATGAATCCACTTCATATTTTCGGAGAAGAGGACATAGAAGGACATGATGATCTAGTAAAAATGATAAATGCGGCTCGCAAAGCTGCTAGTAAGGAGTAA
- the sdhA gene encoding 8-methylmenaquinol:fumarate reductase flavoprotein subunit: MSEKFTRREFLQSACISVGALATTAGATNVFAGELPKGNESGLPSVDVLIIGSGGAGLRAATAVRKQYPNSTVVVATKMMPSRNATCMAEGGINGVTDFSNGDSFKLHAYDTVKGAAYLADQDAVVKFCEAAGVVIHELDHNGMLFSRIDNGDVSRKDNGDVAFRFMGGASKKRCNYAADKTGHILMHACLDDAITAGVKFLMDHELLEIGLEDGKVEGVVLRNIQDGQIYPVLCKSLVIATGGYTRIFYNRTSVPFIATGDGIAAALKAGLGFEDPEMLQFHPTGVQNGGTLITEAARGEGGYLLNNKGERFMKNYHEKMELAPRDVVARAIETEIREGRGFGEGMSAYVLCDVRHLGKDTIMKKLPKIRHTAMLFQNIDLIEQPVPIRPTAHYSMGGIEVAKFDDMSTKIPGIYVGGEASCVSIHGANRLGGNSLTDAVVTGDLAGKGAGAYAQNAKFASGKKTSELAKMWQDKFKAIATGEGGVNDMYALREELGKNNWDLMGIFRTGAKLDQLSKNLEAIQAKYDTLKVPNQNPIMNTAFTDYVELGNLILLSRAACLAAQNRLESRGAHTREDYPKRDDVNFLKHSIVTLKDGKLELSYKDVVTGIFSLDGKKPE, translated from the coding sequence ATGAGTGAAAAATTTACCAGAAGAGAATTTCTACAAAGTGCCTGTATCAGCGTAGGTGCGCTAGCTACAACAGCTGGTGCAACCAATGTTTTTGCTGGTGAGTTGCCAAAAGGCAATGAAAGTGGCTTGCCATCTGTTGATGTGCTAATAATCGGTTCTGGTGGTGCCGGACTTCGTGCAGCAACAGCCGTTCGCAAGCAATATCCAAACTCAACCGTCGTTGTTGCTACAAAGATGATGCCATCACGTAATGCGACCTGTATGGCAGAGGGTGGAATAAACGGCGTTACTGACTTTAGTAATGGCGATAGCTTCAAGCTTCACGCTTATGACACAGTTAAAGGTGCGGCTTATCTTGCCGATCAAGATGCAGTTGTGAAATTTTGCGAGGCAGCAGGCGTAGTCATACATGAGCTAGATCACAATGGTATGCTCTTTTCTCGTATAGATAATGGCGACGTGTCCCGTAAAGATAACGGCGACGTGGCATTTCGTTTCATGGGTGGCGCTAGCAAAAAACGCTGTAACTATGCAGCTGATAAAACTGGTCACATTTTGATGCACGCTTGTCTTGATGACGCTATCACAGCTGGCGTTAAATTTTTAATGGATCATGAGCTGCTTGAGATCGGTCTTGAGGACGGCAAGGTCGAAGGCGTCGTTCTTCGCAATATCCAAGATGGTCAAATTTATCCAGTCCTTTGCAAGTCACTTGTTATCGCAACTGGCGGATACACTAGAATTTTCTATAACCGCACATCAGTTCCATTTATAGCAACTGGTGATGGCATCGCTGCTGCGCTTAAAGCAGGTCTTGGTTTTGAAGATCCTGAGATGCTTCAGTTTCACCCAACTGGCGTTCAAAATGGTGGCACACTAATCACAGAAGCTGCTCGCGGCGAGGGTGGATACTTGTTAAATAACAAGGGCGAGCGCTTTATGAAAAACTATCACGAAAAGATGGAACTAGCTCCTCGTGATGTCGTCGCTCGTGCGATCGAGACAGAAATTCGCGAGGGTAGAGGCTTTGGCGAGGGCATGAGCGCTTACGTGCTTTGTGACGTTCGTCACCTTGGCAAAGATACCATTATGAAAAAGCTTCCAAAAATTCGCCACACTGCTATGCTTTTCCAAAATATCGATTTAATTGAGCAACCAGTACCTATTCGCCCAACAGCTCACTACTCAATGGGTGGTATAGAGGTAGCTAAATTTGATGATATGAGCACAAAAATCCCTGGAATTTACGTAGGCGGTGAGGCTTCATGTGTATCTATCCACGGTGCAAACCGCCTTGGTGGAAACAGCCTAACTGACGCAGTTGTAACTGGCGATCTAGCTGGCAAGGGTGCTGGCGCTTATGCGCAAAATGCAAAATTTGCAAGCGGTAAAAAGACTTCTGAGCTAGCAAAAATGTGGCAGGATAAATTTAAAGCCATAGCAACAGGCGAGGGCGGTGTGAACGACATGTACGCACTTCGTGAAGAGCTTGGTAAAAACAACTGGGATCTAATGGGTATCTTTAGAACTGGTGCAAAACTTGATCAGCTCTCTAAAAATTTAGAAGCTATCCAAGCAAAATATGACACCCTCAAAGTGCCAAATCAAAACCCAATCATGAACACAGCATTTACTGACTATGTCGAGCTTGGCAACCTTATACTTCTTTCTCGTGCAGCATGTCTTGCAGCGCAAAATCGTCTTGAGAGCCGTGGTGCTCATACAAGAGAGGACTATCCAAAAAGAGATGATGTAAATTTCTTAAAACACAGCATAGTCACACTAAAAGACGGCAAGCTTGAACTTAGCTACAAAGATGTTGTGACAGGCATATTTTCACTTGACGGCAAGAAGCCAGAGTAA